The following are encoded together in the Juglans microcarpa x Juglans regia isolate MS1-56 chromosome 2D, Jm3101_v1.0, whole genome shotgun sequence genome:
- the LOC121251114 gene encoding glucosidase 2 subunit beta, producing the protein MEHGHDRRFLTLSFCVSFIPFLYASSFSNPPLLGIHPLDEKYFRPEVIKCKDGSKSFTRDRVNDDFCDCLDGTDEPGTSACPTGKFYCRNVGSIPRFIFSSRVNDRFCDCCDGSDEYDGSINCPNTCIMGGNIDYKTGSYVPTIRDMSSINEKETRSGVNLEDLIQKLKGLKVIIILQAVLIGCVVVFRIFHRRARSKKRRLR; encoded by the exons ATGGAGCACGGTCATGATCGTCGTTTCCTCACCCTCAGTTTCTGTGTTAGCTTTATCCCATTCCTCTACGCTTCTTCCTTCTCCAACCCACCCCTCCTCGGAATCCACCCTCTcg ATGAGAAATACTTTCGGCCTGAGGTGATCAAATGCAAGGACGGGTCAAAATCCTTCACCAGAGACCGTGTCAATGACGATTTCTGCGACTGCCTTGACGGGACTGACGAGCCCG GAACATCAGCCTGTCCAACAGGGAAATTTTACTGTAGGAATGTTGGAAGTATTCCTCGGTTTATATTTTCTTCTCGTGTTAATGATCGATTTTGTG ATTGCTGTGATGGAAGTGATGAATATGATGGTAGTATCAATTGTCCAAACACATGCATCATGGGTGGGAATATTGACTACAAGACTGGCAGTTATGTCCCAACAATTCGTGACATGAGCTCTATCAATGAAAAAGAAACCAGAAGTGGAGTTAATTTGGAGGACTTGATTCAAAAGCTTAaag GTCTGAAGGTAATTATAATCCTACAGGCAGTTCTCATTGGTTGTGTTGTGGTTTTCCGGATTTTCCACCGCCGTGCCAGATCCAAAAAAAGGCGCTTGCGTTGA